One genomic region from Sphingomonas paeninsulae encodes:
- a CDS encoding arsenate reductase gives MTLTVYGIPNCDTVKKARTWLDAHGVAFVFHDYKKAGIDQVSLARWCDGLGWEAVLNKAGTTFRALPAEDKADLTRDKAIKLMIANPSMIKRPIVEGEGVLLVGFKPELWTTTLG, from the coding sequence ATGACGTTGACTGTTTACGGTATACCAAATTGCGACACGGTGAAAAAAGCGCGGACGTGGCTCGATGCACATGGCGTTGCCTTCGTTTTTCACGACTATAAAAAGGCAGGCATCGATCAGGTTTCACTGGCGCGTTGGTGCGATGGTCTCGGGTGGGAAGCCGTGCTCAACAAAGCCGGTACAACCTTCCGTGCCTTACCTGCCGAAGATAAAGCCGACTTGACGCGCGACAAGGCCATCAAGCTGATGATCGCCAACCCTTCGATGATCAAACGTCCGATTGTCGAGGGCGAGGGGGTGTTGCTCGTCGGTTTCAAACCCGAATTATGGACAACGACTTTAGGCTAA
- a CDS encoding VOC family protein translates to MQQQISVITLGISDLARSRRFYFEGFGWAPVFENDEIIFYQMNGFVLGTFEKSALEKDMARSGLSTPGAFSFAHNVPSQADVAGVMEQLVTAGGRLIRPADASSHGGFRGYVADPDDHAWEIAWNPNWPIDENGHVTFAL, encoded by the coding sequence ATGCAACAGCAGATCTCCGTCATCACTCTTGGCATCAGCGATTTGGCACGCTCCCGTCGGTTCTACTTTGAGGGATTTGGATGGGCGCCTGTGTTCGAGAATGACGAAATCATCTTTTATCAGATGAATGGATTTGTGCTCGGGACCTTCGAGAAGTCCGCGCTTGAAAAAGACATGGCCCGCTCTGGGCTATCTACGCCCGGCGCATTTTCGTTCGCGCACAATGTGCCAAGCCAAGCGGACGTTGCAGGCGTGATGGAGCAGTTGGTCACTGCCGGCGGCCGTCTCATCAGACCGGCAGATGCCTCCTCGCATGGTGGGTTCCGAGGCTATGTGGCCGATCCTGATGATCACGCTTGGGAGATAGCGTGGAATCCAAACTGGCCCATTGATGAGAATGGCCACGTCACCTTCGCGCTTTGA
- a CDS encoding DUF427 domain-containing protein translates to MVKAVWNGVTIAESDDIVVVEGNHYFPAESVTPGVLFDSATTSACPWKGTANYYSVRAGGAENRDAAWYYKCPKREASEIAGRVAFWKGVVVS, encoded by the coding sequence ATGGTGAAGGCAGTCTGGAACGGCGTAACGATCGCCGAGAGCGACGACATTGTAGTTGTCGAAGGCAATCATTATTTTCCTGCCGAATCGGTAACTCCCGGTGTGCTTTTCGATAGCGCTACGACGTCGGCGTGCCCGTGGAAGGGGACAGCGAACTATTATTCCGTCCGGGCCGGTGGCGCAGAAAACCGCGACGCTGCGTGGTATTATAAATGTCCAAAGCGCGAGGCGAGTGAAATTGCCGGGCGCGTCGCTTTCTGGAAGGGCGTGGTCGTTAGCTGA
- the panB gene encoding 3-methyl-2-oxobutanoate hydroxymethyltransferase, which translates to MSTTYTIDTSTSRATPTPAPMKRLTIPAIRKAKGKTPLVMLTAYTVRTAQLLDPHCDMLLVGDSLGQVIYGLPSTVPVTLEMMCAHGAAVVRGSYHAVVLIDMPFGSYEASPEQAFHSAARILKETGAAGVKLEGGEAMAPTIAFLSARGIPVMGHIGLTPQAVNQLGGYGARGRSEAERAKIIADAKAIDSAGAFAFVIEGVVEPIAVEITNSVSCPTIGIGASVHCDGQVLVAEDMLGLFDRTARFVKRYADMSGLIGDAAQKYAAEVRDRSFPTPDQTYAPKD; encoded by the coding sequence ATGTCCACGACCTACACAATCGATACCTCCACCAGTCGCGCGACCCCGACGCCGGCTCCGATGAAGCGCCTGACCATTCCGGCAATTCGCAAGGCGAAGGGAAAGACGCCGCTGGTGATGCTGACCGCATACACTGTGCGGACGGCGCAATTGCTCGATCCGCATTGCGACATGCTTCTCGTCGGTGATTCGCTGGGGCAAGTGATATATGGCCTGCCGTCCACGGTTCCCGTCACGCTCGAAATGATGTGTGCTCATGGCGCGGCGGTCGTGCGCGGCAGCTATCATGCCGTCGTCCTGATCGATATGCCGTTCGGAAGTTACGAAGCATCGCCTGAGCAGGCATTCCACAGTGCGGCGCGCATCCTGAAGGAAACGGGAGCCGCCGGGGTCAAGCTGGAGGGCGGCGAGGCGATGGCGCCAACGATAGCCTTTCTTTCGGCGCGTGGAATTCCTGTGATGGGGCATATCGGACTGACCCCGCAGGCCGTAAACCAGCTTGGCGGATATGGCGCACGAGGCCGGAGCGAAGCTGAACGTGCCAAGATAATCGCCGACGCAAAAGCCATCGACAGCGCGGGTGCATTTGCTTTCGTGATCGAAGGCGTTGTCGAACCGATAGCGGTAGAGATCACCAACAGCGTTTCCTGCCCTACCATCGGCATAGGTGCATCGGTGCATTGCGACGGACAGGTGCTGGTCGCCGAAGATATGCTTGGCCTGTTCGATCGCACGGCGCGCTTTGTAAAACGCTATGCCGACATGTCGGGATTGATCGGCGATGCTGCGCAAAAATACGCCGCCGAAGTCCGTGATCGCAGCTTTCCCACGCCGGATCAGACCTACGCGCCCAAGGACTAG
- a CDS encoding RidA family protein, with translation MTRQLISSGSPFETTVGYSRAVVQGDWCFVAGTTGYDYANMTMPDSVEDQAANALATIAKALAEGGFAMADVVRATYYIADAAYWSAIGPVLGAVFADIRPAATCLVTGLVTPEMKIEIEVTAFKG, from the coding sequence ATGACACGCCAACTCATCTCATCCGGTTCGCCATTCGAAACCACCGTCGGCTATAGCCGTGCCGTCGTGCAGGGGGACTGGTGCTTCGTCGCCGGAACCACTGGCTATGATTATGCCAATATGACGATGCCCGACAGTGTCGAGGATCAGGCGGCCAACGCGCTCGCTACGATTGCAAAAGCGCTGGCGGAGGGGGGCTTCGCAATGGCCGATGTGGTCCGCGCAACCTATTATATCGCCGACGCGGCCTATTGGTCGGCAATCGGCCCCGTGCTGGGCGCGGTGTTCGCCGACATACGCCCGGCGGCAACCTGCCTTGTAACCGGCCTCGTCACTCCCGAAATGAAGATCGAGATAGAGGTTACGGCATTCAAGGGATAA